Part of the Solwaraspora sp. WMMA2065 genome is shown below.
CTACCGGGCGTTCGTCGACAAGCGCGAGCCGGTCTGGGGGGACGTCGATGTCCGCGGCCTTGCCTGAACCGCCGGCCCCGCCCTCGCCGTCGGCGGATCCGCCGTCGGTCACCGTCACCGCGGAGCTGGTCGACACCCTGATCAGTCGGGGCGGCTACACCCATCCGCTGTTCAACCCGCCGGACCCGGGCAGTGGCGGTGGCCCGCCGCTGCCCGGCCAGGCGGTGCTGCTGCTGATGGGCGGCCTGGCCGAGCAGTCCGGCCAGCTCGACGACGCGATCGCGCTGCTGGAGCTGCGCCGGATGCGGTTCCATCAGCTGGTCCGGGCCGGCGCCACGCTGCGGGTGCGGATCGAGCGCCTCGCCAGCCGGAGCACCTCCAGCGGCAAGGTCGTGGCCGAGCTGCGGTGGACCGCCGTCGACGCCGACGGTGCGCCCGTGGCCGAGGCCGAAGCCGTCATGCTGATGAACGAATCGGGAAAGGCGGACCCAAGGTGACGGGTGTGCAGCTCAACATGGCGGCCGGGATCCGGGAGTTCGGCCGCGCCACGCCACGCCGGATCGCGGTGGTCGACGGCGACCGTGAGGTCACCTTCGGTGCCCTGCACCAGCGGTCGAGCCAGCTGGCCAGTGCGACCCTGGACCGGGGGTTGGCGCCCGGGGAGCGGATCGCGGTGCTGAGCAACAACCGGTACGAGTACTTCGAGATCTCCGCGGCGATGGCCAAGGCCGGTATCCCGACGGTGCCGCTGAACCCGCGCAACAACGTGACCGACAACGCGTACATCCTGGCCCACTCGGCCGTCCAGGGGATCATCGTCGCCGACGACCTCGCCGACCGGGTCGACGGGCTGCTCGACGGGCTACGGCTGGTGCTCAGCTTCGACGGCGGGGTGGGCGAGCACTACGGGACGTTCCTCGACGGTGGGCGGGCGGTCGACCCGCAGGTGCCGGTCGACGAGCTGGATCCGTTCTGTGTCACGTACACCTCCGGCACCACCGGGCGACCCAAGGGGGTGCTGCTCACCCACCGGGGCCGGGTGCTGACCGCGTTCGGGGTGGGGCTGGACTACGGGCTGGGCCCGAACCGCAGCACGATCGCGGTGGCGCCGATGTACCACGGCGCCGGCTTCGAGTTCGCGTACGCGGCACCGATGCTCGGCGGCTCCTGCACGGTACTGCCGAGCTGGGATCCGCAGCGGCTGCTCGACCTGATGGTGAGCAGCCGGGCGGAGACGGTCTTCCTGGTGCCCACCCACGCCCAGCACATCCGCCGGTTCTGTCCGGAGCCGGCGGCCCGCTACGACCTGTCGGCGCTGAAGACCCTCTACTTCAACGCCGCCGCGTTGCCGGTCGCGCTCAAGGAGTGGGTGATCGAGGCGTTTCCCGGCGTGGAGGTGCACGAGCTCTACGGGTCGACGGAGTGCTCGATCGTGACCAACCTGCGGCCGGAGTTCGCGCTGGACCGGGCGGGCAGCGTGGGTCATCCGTGGTTCTGGAACGAGGTACGGCTGGTCGACGAGGACGGGGCGCAGGTCGGCCCGGGTGAGCCCGGCGAGCTGTACGCGCGTTCGCCGCTGCTGCTGACCGGCTATCTCAACGACGAGGAGGCGACCCGGGCCGGGTACGACGCCGACGGCTTCTTCTCGGTCGGCGACATCGCGGTCCGTGACGAGGAAGGCTTCATCTCGATCGTCGACCGGAAGAAGGACATGATCATCGCGGGTGGGGTGAACATCTTCCCCCGCGAGATCGAGGAGGTCATCGCGCGGCACGGGCCGGTGGACGAGGTCGCGGTGGTCGGCGTTCCGGACGAGGTGTACGGCGAGCGGATCGCCGCGTTCGTGGTGAGCCGTGCCGGCCAGCAGATCGACGTCTCCACGCTGGATGGCTACGTACGGGAGCACGTGGCGCGGTACAAGGTTCCCCGGGAATGGCACGTGGTCGACCAGTTGCCGCGCAACCCGAGCGGGAAGATCCTCAAGCGGACGATCCGCGACGAGTACGTCAGTCAACCTGGTAAGGGTTGATTGTAGGCGCCTTCTCTTCCAATGTCTGACCAATGTGGGTGGGACGGTTTTCGTCGCTGTACCCGTATTGAAACGCGGCGCTGCCCGCTTGTTGCGCTGCTGCCAGCGGTGGAGATTGTGTCAGTACGGTAAAACTCTGACTTTTAGTGGACTGGCTGGTCAGAGGCCGTTAGTGTCATCCGCACCAAGGTCCCGATGCGGCTCGCGGCTCACCTGTCGACCGCACGGACTTCGTGATCAGGAGGCCATCGTGTCCCACTTCAATAGTTCCGGTGTCGCCCTCTCCCGTCGCTCCGTGCTCGCCGGTCTCGGCGGCGCGTTCATGGGCGGCGTACTGCTGACCGCCTGCGGCAGCGACGACTCCGACTCCGGTTCCACCGGCGCCGCCGACGGCGACCTCACCACGATCCGACTCGCCGGACTACCGGCCTCGGCGCTCGCCGCGTTCAAGCTCGCCATGTCCGACGGTGCCTTCGAGGCCGCCGGCCTCGACATCCAGTACGAGGAGTACGCCGAGGCGGCCGCCGTCTACACCGCGTACCGGGCCAACGAGGTCGACGGTGGCCTCGGCGGCATCCCGTCCACCGCCAACCTGGTCGCCACCGGCGTCGACCGCAAGGTCGTCTGCGCGCTGCAGCGCACCACCAACGGCATCCTGGTGCGCGCCGACAGCGACATCCAGTCCCTCGGTGACCTGCGTGGGCGCAAGCTTGGTCTGTTCGGCAGTGCGATCGGTTCCTCCACCAACCAGTTCTTCGCACTCTGCCGCGAATACCACGGCTTCAACCCCACCACCGACTGCGAGGTGCAGTACGGCGCCCCGAACCTGATGGCCGAACTGCTCGGCCAGGGCGACGTGGACATGGCACTGGTGATCGACCCGGCCGGTGCGGACCGGGTGGTCAGCGGCGAGTACCGGTCGCTGGGCGACCTCGGCGTGCTGCTGGAGGAGGCCACCGGGCTGCAGGCGTTCACCGCCGGCTGGGACTTCGCCACCGACTTCATCGACGCCAACCAGGAGGCCGTGCAGGCCTTCGTCGACGTGAACCTCGAGTACCAGACCCGGTTCAACGGCGACCAGTCGCTGTGGGACAGCGCCCTGCGGGAGTTGTACGAGATCGACGACCAGGCAGTGCTCGACGTCATCTGGGAGAACCAGCGCGGCCGGCTCGTCGAGCAGTGGGGCGAGCAGGAGAAGCAGCAGGCCGCCGAGCTGCTCACCTTCCTGAGCGACAACGGTGAGCCGGAGTTCCTGCCCGAGGTGCCCGACGGGCTGTTCGTCTGACGTCGACCACCCCCCGCCTCGCGAGGAGACGCACGATGACCCTGTCCGAAACCACCCAGCCGGCGCAAGCGACGGCCGGAGCGGCGGATCGTGGCGCGGCGGGTGGCCGCGGTGGCGGTGGGCGCGGTGGTGCCCACCGCTTCCTGCGGCACGGCGTCTCGCTGCGGATCGCCTCCGTGTTCATGCTGATCGTCATCTGGTGGCTGGGTTCACTGGCCGTCGGTGAGCGGATCCTGCCGACCCCGTGGACCACCGCGTCGGCGTTGGTGACCAGCGTGCAGGAGACGGTCTTCTGGACCGACCTGCAGGTCACCATGGTCCGGATCCTGATCGGCTTCGCCGCCTCCATGGTGCTCGGTGTGCTGGTCGGTCTGGTGATGGGGCTGTCCCGGATCGCCGAAGGGCTGCTGGACATCTGGATCGCCGTCGGCCAGACCATCCCCAGCCTCTGCTGGGTGATCGTCGCGTTCATCATGTTCGGCCTCAACGACACCGCCACCGTCGTGGCGATCACCCTGACGTCCTTTCCGATCATCGCGATCAACATGTGGTCCGGGGTCAAGGCGATCGACCCCCGGCTCGGCCAGATGGCCCGCACTCTCGGTGCGTCGCGGGGCCTGCGTACCCGGGAGGTGACCCTGCCCCAGGTGCTGCCGGCGGTGATGGCCTCGGCCCGGTTCGGGTTCGGCATCGTGTGGAAGGTCGTCGTCCTCGCCGAGCTGCTCGGCCGCACCGACGGCATCGGCTACCGGCTCAACTACTGGTTCCAGCTCTTCCGGATGGAACAGGTCTTCGCACTCACGCTGTTCTTCTCGATCCTGATGGTGGTGCTGGAGTTGGCGGTGTTCAAACCGATCGAGGCCAAGCTGTTCCGCTGGCGTCCGGAGGGGGCCCGATGAGCGCCGACGCCCGGATCGTCATATCCGACCTGGTCAAGGGCTTCCACACCCGCAACGGCTTCATCACGGTCATCGAGCGGATGAACCTGGAGATTGCCGACGGCGAGTTCGTCGCGCTGGTCGGACCGTCCGGTTGTGGCAAGTCGACCGTGCTGAACATGCTCAGCGGGCTGGACACCGACTTCACCGGCACAGCCGAGATCCGCAGCGGGGCACCGGGGGTGCAGTTCAGCTACGTGTTCCAGGAGCCGCGGCTGCTGCCCTGGAAGACAGTCCGGCAGAACGTCGAGTTCGCCCTGAAGGCGACCGGGGTGGACCGGGCGCAGTGGTCCGACCGGGTGATGCCGGTGCTGCGTCGGGTCGGACTGGCCGGCTTCGAGAACCACTATCCGCACCAGATCTCCGGCGGCATGCAGCAGCGCACCGCGCTAGCCCGGGCGTTCGTGCTGGACGCGCCGGTGATGCTGATGGACGAGCCGTTCAGCGGGCTGGACGAGTTCACCGCCCGCAGCCTGCGTCAGCTGCTGCTGGAACTGCGTACCCAGACGGCGGGCAAGGCGTTCGTCTTCGTCACCCACAACGTGTTCGAGGCCGCGGTGCTCTCCGACCGGGTGGTGCTGATGTCCAACCGGCCGTCGACCGTACGCCGGGTGGTCGACGTCGAGGTGCCGTTGCCGCGCAGCTACGACGATCCCCGGCTGTTCGACGTCAGCCGCGAACTCACCCACGAGATCATCTCGACGATGACCGCCACCGACGACGGTGGTCTCGTCGTCGACGAGGCACACACCCGACTCGCCGGGCCGGGTGCGTCGTGACCGGCGCGCTGCGACCCCGGCTGCCGACCGCGTTCGCGGCCGGGGCGGTGCTGCTCACCCCGGCCCGGACGCTGACCGACGGAGACTTCGCCGCGATCGTCAACGTCTCCTGGGAGAACGGCCCGCTGCACACCGACGCCGAGTACATGCGCGGCACCGGGTTCGGCCGGCCGATCCTGGGCGGGCCGTGCCTGATCGCGCTCGCCGCCGGGCTCACCTCGACCACCATGTACGCCGCCTGGTACGCCGCCGGCCTGGACTGCCACGCCGCGCTCGGCATCGACGAGATCCGTTACACCGGGCCGGTGTCCGCCGGTGACACGCTACGCGTGCGTATCGAGGTGACGCGGTTGGAGCCGACCCCGGGCGGGCGGATGTACGTGGGCGTGGTGCACGACGACGTACGCAACCAGCGGGACGAGACCGTCCTGCGGATGACGCGTTCCTACCTGCTGCGCCCACTGCCCGAGCCCGAGCCGGAGTCCGAGTCCGATTCTGCGCCGGGCGTCGGCGCGGCAAACCCGGAGCAGCCGTGAAACCGCCGTCGACCAGCACCCTCACGCTGACCCGGCACGGGCGGGTGCTGCTGGTCACCCTGGACCGGCCGCACCGGCTCAACGCCTACGACCGGGTGATGGTCGACGAACTGCGGCGTACCTGGCGCTGGTTCGGTGCCGACGACGGCCTGCACGTCGCCGTGCTGACCGGAGCCGGCGAGCGCGGCTTCTGCACCGGCTTCGACGTCGACGACACCCTCGACGCCGGGGTCACCAGTCCGTCGCTGGACCACGCCGGCCGGGTCGCGTTGACCGCCCGCGACCTGGGCGTCTACAAGCCGGTGGTGACGGCGGTCAACGGGCACTGCTGCGCCGGTGGTTGGCACTTCGTCAACGACGCCGACGTGGTGCTCTGCACCGAGACGGCGACCTTCTTCGACACCCACCACGACGTGGGCCTGGCCAACCCGGTCGAGGCGGTCGGCGCGCTGGGGCGGCTGCCGCTCGGCGAGCTGATGCGGATGGTGCTGACCGGGCGCGCGTACCGCATCGACGCCCGCCGGGCGCTGGAGCTCGGTCTGGTGACCGAGGTGACCGCTCCCGCCGATCTGGTGGACCGGGCGTTGGCCATCGCCACCGAGATCGCCCAGCATCCGCTCGACGTGCTGACCACCACGGTGGAGACGGTGTGGACGGCGGTGCAGGCGCAGCGGTCCGCGGCCGAGGCGTTCGGGTTGGCGATGCTGGCCCGCTCCGACGCCTCGACCGCCCGGCGCGGCGAGTCCATGCGGGAATTCCGGCACTGAGGGGCACGATGGACTACGGGATCTTCAGCCACATCGAACGGCTCGACGACCTCGAGCGTGACCTGCGGGCCGCCGACGCCGACGGGATCGCCAGCTACTGGCTGACGCAGGGCTTCGGGCACGACACGCTGACCGTGATCGGCGCGTACGGTCGGCAGCTGAGCCGGCTGCGGATCGGCACCGCCGTGGTGCCGGTCTACCCGCGTCACCCGATGGCCCTGGCCCAGCAGGCGCTCACCACCAACATGCTGCTCGGCGGCCGGTTGGTGCTCGGCGTCGGGCCGTCGCACCCGCAGGTGGTCGAGCCCTGCTGGGGGATGTCCTACGAGCGGCCGGCGCGCTACATGCGCGAGTACCTGACCGCGCTGACCGGCGCGCTGACCCAGCGGGTCCGCTACACCGGTGAGGTGATCACCGCCCGGGGTGACCTGACGATCAGCGGCGACCCGCCGGCACCGGCGGTGATGGTCTCCGCGCTGGGCCCGAAGATGCTGGAGCTGACCGGTGCCCTTGCCGCCGGCACGATCACCTGGATGGTCGGCCCGCGCACGCTGACCGAGCTGACCGTACCGGCGATCACCGCCGCCGCGCGGACGGCTGGTCGGCCGGCCCCCGAGATCGTGGTGACCGCCGCGGTCTGCGTCACCGACGACCCGACCCGGGCCCGCGCGGCGATCGACCCGGTGCTCGGCTGGTACGACGACAAGCCGTCCTACCGGGCGATGCTGGACCGCGAAGGTTTACAGCGGGCCAACCAGATGGCGATCGTCGGTGACGCAGACGAGGTGCGGGCCGAGATCGACCGCTATGCGCGGGCCGGGGCGAGCACCTTCGCGGCCCAGTTCTACGGCACCCCGGAGGAACGGGCGGCAACGCGGGCGCTGATCGGCGAGCTGGCCGGGACCACCCGTTCGACCGGGGATGGCCGACAGTGACGCGGATCGGCGTCCGCCATGCCCTACCGTGGTGGTTCGCGACGAATCCGCACTCCGGTGTGCGGGTCCGAAAGGATGCGGAGCCGAAGTGACCATGGCCAAGGACGTGACGCACGAGCCGGCGAGCCGGTCGGAAAAGGCGATCCCGGGGCACCGCCGGGATCCTGGGGTGCTCGGGGTGACCCGGGTCCAACCCGCGTACCAGCAGGTCGCCGACCAGTTGCGGGAGCGGATCCTGGACGGGTCGCTGACCGCGGGGGACCGGTTGCCGACCGAGGTCGAGCTGTCGGAGATCTTCGGGGTCAGCCGTAGCACGGTACGGGAGGCGTTGCGGGTGCTGGCGTCCAAGGATCTGATCCGCACCACCCGGGGAACCACCGGCGGCACCTTCGTGGCCCGGGTGCAGTTCGACCAGGTGAGCGAGTATCTGGAGATGAGCTTCGGGCTGATGTCCGGGGCCCGGGACATCACGTTGGACAACCTGCTGGAGGCGCGGGAGTGCCTGGAGGTGCCGGCGGCCGGGCTGGCCGCGCTGCGCCGCGCCGACGAACATCTGGTGCTGATGCGTCAAGCGGTGGAGCGGGAGAAGTCGACCCGGGCCCGCGGCCGCAAGTTCCGTGAGCACCGGACCTTCCACGGGGTGCTGGTCGAGGCGACCGGTAACCAGCTGCTCGGGGTGATGGCCGAGCCGGTCTTCCGGGTGCTGCAGGCGCGGACCGCCGACCGCGACATGCCCGCGGAGTACTGGAGCCAGATCGACGCCGAACACACCGAGATCTGCGGCTATGTCGAGGCCGGTGATGTCGAGGGTGCGCAGGCGGCGATGCGGGCCCACCTGGGTACCGTCCGCCGGGCGTACGACGGACACTGAAGACAAACTCACAACTAAATACCTGATGTTTCGGAACTACGCCCTGCTGTCGTGCTGAGCAGGGCGTTTTCGTTGGCCTGGTTGAGTTGCTGGCCCTTGACTCGTAAAAGTCAGACAAATAAGCTGGTGGCAGTTCACGGGCGGGCGAGAGGATCGGTCGATGTCGGTACGGCAGGGGTGGACCGGACGCTTCTTTGAAGACTTTGGCGTCGGCGACGTCTATCAGCATCCCCTCGGGCGCACCGTGTCCGAGGCGGACAACACCTGGTTCACCCTGTTGACGATGAACACCAGCCAGATGCACTTCAACACCGAGTACGCCGCCCGGTCGGAGTTCGAGCGGCCACTGGTCGTCTCCACCCTGACCCTGGCCATCGCGGTCGGGCAGAGCGTCACCGACCTCACCCAGAACGCCTTTGCCAACCTCGGCTGGAACGAGATCGTCCTGCCGCACCCGGTGTTCGCCGGCGACACCCTCTACAGTGAATCGTTGGTACTCGACAAGCGTGAATCCGGGTCCCGCCCGTACGCCGGGATCGTGACGGTCCGCACCCGCACCCTCAACCAGGACGGCGCACAGGTCTGCGCCTTCAAACGCACCTTCTACGTCTACAAGCGTGGCGCCAAGCAGGTCGAGGGAATCTTCCCGGCCGCCGCCACCCCGCTGTCGCTGGAGAACGAGGCGACCGGATGAGCCTGCGCCTGACCTACCAGCCCTGGGGAGAGACCCTCGCCGAACTCGCCGCCGCCGGCCGTCGCGCCGAGCAGGCCGGCGCCGAGGTGCTCTGGGTCTCCGAACTGCACCGTAGCGCAACCGGCACCGCCGCCGCGCTGGCCGGCACCACCACGACCGCCCGGATCGGCACCTCGATCGTGCTGGCCTTCACCCGCAGCCCGATGATCACCGCCTTGGAGGCGCTCGACCTCGACGAGCTCTCCGATGGACGGTTCATCCTCGGCCTCGGCTCCGGCGTCCGGCGACTCAACGAGGACTGGCACCACGTCGACTTCGGCAAACCCGTCGCCCACCTGCGGGAGACCGTCCGCAACATCCGGCACTTCTGGGCCAACTGCGCCACCGGCGAACCGATGATGCTCGACGGCGAGTACGAGCCGATGCGCATCCGCGGCTACGAACGCCCGTTCCCGGTGCCGCCGGCCGGCATCCCGGTCTACCTGGCCGCGATGGGGCCGCTGATGACCCGGCTGGCCGGGCAGATCGGCGATGGCTGGATCAGCCACGAACTCTGCTCTCCGGCGTACCTGGCCGGGCAGATCCTGCCCGACCTGACCGCCGGCATCGACCGGGCCGGCCGGACCCGCGCCGACCTCGACGTCGTCGTCTCCGCCTGCTGCTCGGTCGCCGACGACCGGGCGTTGGCCCGCCGCCGCGCCGCCGGCCTGGTCGGCTTCTACGCCACCGTGCGCACCTACGCCGACTTCTTCGCCTTCCACGGCCTCGCCGACGACCAGCAACAGGTGATCGACGCGTTCCGGGCCGGCGCCGGCGCCGACCACCTCGCCGACTCCGTCAGCGACCGGATGGTCGACACGCTGACCCTGGCGGGTGACCGCGCCGAGGTTGCCGAGCGGATCGCCGGGTACGCGGGCATCGCCGACTCGGTCAAGTTGAGTCCACCCACCCACGGGCTGCCCGCCGCCGAGACCCGAGCCGCCCAGGACGAGATCATCGCGCTGATCGCCGAGCTGACGGGAGCCGCAGCATGACGCCGCTGGCCGACATCCGGATCATCGCCGTGGAGCAGTACGGCGCCGGCCCGTTCGGCACCGTACACCTGGCCGACCTCGGCGCCGAAGTGATCAAGATCGAGGATCCACGGGCCGGCGGCGACGTCGGCCGCTACGTGCCGCCGTACGCCGAGGACGAGGACTCGCTGTTCTTCGAGACGTTCAACCGCAACAAACGCAGCCTGTCACTGGACCTGACCACCGACGCCGGCCGCGAGGTGTTCGAGAAGCTCGTCGCCGTCGCCGACGTCGTCTACTCCAACCTGCGTGGCGACGTGCCGGAGAAGATGCGAATTCGCTACGACGACCTCAAGCACATCAACCCGCGGATCGTCTGCGTCTCGCTGACCGGCTTCGGGATGACCGGCCCGCGTCGGGCCGAACCCGGCTACGACTACATCCTGCAGGGACTCGCCGGCTGGATGGAGCTCACCGGTGAACCCGACGGACCACCGACCAAGTCCGGACTGTCCCTGGTCGACTACTCCGGCGGGTTCGTCGCCGCCATCTCGCTGCTCGCCGGGGTGCACGCCGCCCGCCGCGACGGCGTCGGCATGGACTGCGACGTCAGTCTCTACGACACCGCGATCTCGATGCTCACCTACCCGGCCACCTGGCATCTCAACGCCGGCTTCCAGCCGGCCCGCACCCACCACTCGGCGCACCCGTCGCTGGTGCCGTTCCAGGTCTTCCAGGCCAAGGATGGCTGGATGGTGGTCGGCTGTGCCAAGGAGAAGTTCTGGACCCGGCTCGCCGACGTCGTCGGCCACCCCGAATGGGCCGCCGCCGGATCGCCGTACGGGACCTTCGGCACCCGCCGCGACAACCGCGACGAGCTGCTCGCCGAACTGGAGCAGATCTTCCGGCAGCGCACCGTCGAGGAGTGGCTGACCCAGCTGTACGCTGCCGCGATCCCCTGCGGGCCGATCAACGACGTGCCGGCGGCGCTGGCCGAGGAGCACACCGCCGCCCGGGACCTCGTGGTCACCACCGAACACCCCCGGTTCGGCACCGTGGCGCAGCTCGCCAGCCCGGTGCGGGTCGGCGCCGAACCGCCCGCGTACCGCCGCGCGCCGCAACGCAACGAGGACTTCGCCACCGTCACCGGCGACATCCTCGGGCTCGACCCGCAGACCCTGGCCGAGTTGACCGCCGCCGGCGCGTTCGGCACCCCCCGTAGCCCCGGCCCGGCCGCCGCCGGTTCCGAGGACACCGCCCGATGACCGGCCCGCCATGATCGCCGCAGCGCTCGCCGACTGGGCGACCGGACCGCTCGACCCGCCGGCGGCGGTCCGGCGGGCCGCGCTACGGCACCTGCTCGACGGCCTTGGCACCGCCCTGGCCGGCCGGCGCGGCGGCACCGTCGACCCGGCGCTGCACGTCGCCCGCGACCTCGGCGGCCCACCGGAAGCCACCCTGCTCGGTGGCCGGGACACGATCGGTGCCCCCGCCGCCGCGCTGGCCGCCGGCGCCATGGTGCACGCGCTCGACTTCGACGACACCCACGCCGCCGGCCTGGTGCACGCCACCGCCGTGGTGCTGCCCGCCGCCTTCGCCGTCGGCGAGCAGGTCGGCGCCAGCGGCCGCGACGTACTGCACGCCGCCATCGCCGGGTACGAGACGGTCTGCCGGGTCGCCGCCGCCGCCCCGCACGGCTTCCACGCCCGCGGCCTGCACGCCACCATGGTCGCCGGGGTCTTCTCCAGCGCGCTGGTCACCGCCCGGCTGCTGCGGCTGGACGCCGCCCGCGCCACCGACGCGCTCGGCATCGCCGGCAGCCAGGCCGGCGGGCTGCTCGCCTTCCTGCACACCGGGGCGGCCACCAAACAACTGCACCCCGGCTTCGCCTCGCACGCCGGCATCCTCGCCGCCCGGCTCGCCGCCGCCGGCGCGGCCGGCCCGGCGAACGTCTTCGACGGCCCGCACGGCGTCTTCGACGCCCTGGCCGCCGGCCCCGTCGACCCGGCGTCGATCATCGCCGGCCTCGGCCAACGCTGGGAAACCCTCCGGATCGGCATCAAGCCCTACCCGGCCTGCCAGCTGTCGCACGCCGCGATCGACGCCGCCCGCGCCGCCCGCCGCCAGCCCGGTTTTCCCGCCGACCCGGCCGCGATCGCCCGGATCGACGTCGACGTGCACCCCGACTCGGCACCCACGGTCTGCGGGCCCGGCCGGGACCTGACCCGGCCGGCCACCCCGTACGCGGCGAAGTTCTCGCTGCCGTGGAGCGTCGCCGCGACACTGCTCGACGGCGACCTGACCACCGCCAGCTACCGGCCCGACGTCATCGACCGCGCCGACGTGACCGCCCTCGCGGCCCGGCTGCACTGGCGGATCGTCGCCACCGGTGGGCACGCCGCCGACGCCCCCGGTGCCGTCGTGGTCACCCTGGCCGACGGCACGACCGTACGCGGCGCGGTGCCGCGCAGCGGCGGCGGCCCGGACACCCCGCTGACCGACGACGAACTGGCCGCCAAGTTCCTCGGCAACGCCGGCCCGGCCGGCGCGCCCGTCGTCGACCTGCTGCGCCGCCTCGACGACCTCGACGACCTCGACCCGATCATGGCGGCGCTGGCCGCCGCCGGTGACTGACCAGGGAGACGCCCGTGCCGCCCGCCGCGATCCGACCCGCCGACTTCCCCTGGTTCCCGTACGACGGGTTCACCTTCTGCCTCGGGCTGGCCGACGGCGACGCCGCCTGGACCTCCGGGCACACCGCCGCCGCGCTCGACACCACGCTCGGCAAGATGACCGTCGGCGGTGACCTGGCCACCCAGACCGCCACCGCGTACCGCAAGGTGCTGACCATCCTGGAAGCCGCCGGCTACGGACCGGCCGACGTCACCCGGGTGACCGAGAACGTCACCGTGGCCGGCCTCGACGACTACGCCGCCGCGGCCGCCGTGCGCGCCGAGGTGTTCGGCGAGCACCAGCCGGTGGTCCGTACCGTCGTGGTCGAGCGGCTGGTCCGCCGGGCCGCGCTGATCGAGATCGAACTGCACGCCGTCGTCGGCGGCGGCCAGTTGCTTGTCGCCAGCGAACCGCGAGCCGCCGGCAGCTGGGTGCCCTCACCGGTGCGCGGCGGCCACGACGGTGCCGTCTACCTGCCGACCATGCTGCCGGTCGACGCCACCGGCGAGGTGGTCCACCCGGGCGACTTCGTCAGCCAGTACGCGTACTGCCTGGACCGGGCGCAGGACCTGCTCGTCGCCGCCGGTCTGTCGCTCGACGCCGCCGTCACCACCTACGACTACTCCACCCCGGCGACCCGAGAGGTGTACCGCAGAACCCACCGGGTCCGCGCCGAACGGCTCGGCGGTGCCGGCGTCTACCCGGGAGCCGGTGGCATCCTGATGAGCCGGCTGCACCATCCCGATGCGCTGGTCGCGATCGACGTCACCGCGTCGCGGCATCCGCTGGAACTGGTCAACCCCGGCTGGTCGCGGTACGACTCGCTGACCTACGCCCCCGGGGTGAAGGCCGGCCGGACCCTGTACATGTCCGGTTTCGCCGCCCTGGACATGCGGACCCAGCAGGCACTGCACCCCGACGACATCGGCGCGCAGGCCGAGGTTACCTACGGGGCGATCCGTGAACTGCTCGACCACGCCGGGCTCGGCCCGCAGGACCTGGTGGAGACCACCGAATTCTGCGTCGCCTCGGCGATCGGCGACTACCGGGCGGTCGCCGGGGTACGCGAGCGGCTGCTCAGCCCGCCCTGGCCGGCGTCGACCGGGGCGATCTGCGCGGCGCTGCTGCGCCCCGAGTTCCTGCTGGAGGTCTTCCCGACCGCCGTCTACCCCGAGCCCGCCGACGAACCGGCCGAGCTGGCCGTCGACCGGGTCGAGCCCGCCGACG
Proteins encoded:
- a CDS encoding RidA family protein; the encoded protein is MPPAAIRPADFPWFPYDGFTFCLGLADGDAAWTSGHTAAALDTTLGKMTVGGDLATQTATAYRKVLTILEAAGYGPADVTRVTENVTVAGLDDYAAAAAVRAEVFGEHQPVVRTVVVERLVRRAALIEIELHAVVGGGQLLVASEPRAAGSWVPSPVRGGHDGAVYLPTMLPVDATGEVVHPGDFVSQYAYCLDRAQDLLVAAGLSLDAAVTTYDYSTPATREVYRRTHRVRAERLGGAGVYPGAGGILMSRLHHPDALVAIDVTASRHPLELVNPGWSRYDSLTYAPGVKAGRTLYMSGFAALDMRTQQALHPDDIGAQAEVTYGAIRELLDHAGLGPQDLVETTEFCVASAIGDYRAVAGVRERLLSPPWPASTGAICAALLRPEFLLEVFPTAVYPEPADEPAELAVDRVEPADGPSTAGGS